The following proteins are co-located in the Helicobacteraceae bacterium genome:
- a CDS encoding radical SAM protein, which translates to MNLLRKVWRLIPRDKRHTIARSVSNSWLYRKTLSHRALLGQRPHRLDILKIEITDRCNLRCNYCPRSLGIDGKNGDMDFETFKKMVDYCASRGVTKYALIGVGEPTLYPKLIESIAYIKETAPNATIGFNTNGIRLSYELGHNLAAAGLSRITISINATSREQYKRLNGADLFDKVVKNTQDFLRAINESGRKSAFC; encoded by the coding sequence ATGAATTTGTTAAGAAAAGTATGGCGATTGATACCGCGAGATAAACGCCATACGATTGCGAGAAGCGTTTCAAATAGTTGGTTATACCGCAAAACTTTGTCGCATCGCGCGTTATTGGGTCAAAGACCGCATAGGCTTGATATTCTCAAGATAGAGATAACCGATCGATGCAATCTTAGATGCAACTATTGTCCAAGAAGTTTAGGCATAGATGGTAAAAACGGCGATATGGATTTTGAAACGTTCAAAAAAATGGTGGATTATTGCGCGAGTCGAGGCGTTACAAAATATGCGCTAATTGGCGTGGGCGAGCCTACGTTGTATCCTAAGTTAATCGAATCGATCGCCTATATTAAGGAGACGGCGCCTAATGCGACGATAGGTTTTAATACAAATGGCATTCGCTTAAGTTACGAGCTTGGACATAATCTTGCCGCCGCCGGATTAAGCCGAATCACAATATCGATCAACGCAACTTCTCGCGAACAATATAAACGGCTCAACGGAGCGGATCTGTTTGATAAGGTTGTGAAAAACACGCAAGATTTTTTACGCGCGATTAATGAATCGGGTAGAAAATCGGCGTTTTGTTGA